Below is a window of Camelina sativa cultivar DH55 chromosome 11, Cs, whole genome shotgun sequence DNA.
ACAAGCTGCTCCGGTCAGTTTCTTCTTTGCTCTGTGTTTTTTGATCTTTTATGATATTCATGTCCTGTATCTCTGTATCTTTTACCATATAAACGTTACTATTTATCAATTTCACTGCAGTACACAGATTGTTTGATTAATAAGTCCATCATCTCATTTTGTTTGCAGGATATGTGGCAGTGTGATCTTTGTGGCACCAAATCTGGAAAGGGATTTGGTAAGAGAGTTGCAAATTTCATTCTTGTGTGTACTTATATTTCTCTGCCTTCACTTGAGCACAATGAAGAAACTTACACATGCTAATTGctctctttttattgttttaaacgTAACTTATTGTTTTAAAGCAATTTCGTTAAAGAAGTAGCTAACTGTCACTTCTCGTGTTAATCCGCAGAGGCAACATTTGATGTACTTGCCAGActtattgaaattaaatttgCAAGTGGTATTATTGATGAGCTCTTATATCTGGATCACCCTCGAGAAAACAGATTTCCCAATGGACTGATGATGTTAGAATATAGAAAAGCAGTCCAGGAAACTGTACACGAGCAGTTTCGTGTTGTCCGTGAGGGCCATCTTCGCATCATATTCTCTCAAGATTTGAAGGTATCTACAACAACTCTCTGGTTCAAACttttgaaaagagaagaaaaaaatcaatcagcAGTGTGCTTAACTTTACTTTGCTTCTTTCTAGATATTGTCTTGGGAGTTTTGTGCTCGGCGTCATGAAGAGCTTCTTCTTCGCAGACTTATTGCTCCGCAGGTCCTATTCTAACCCTTGCGTAAATTATTATGAACTTAACTTTACAAAAAGACATTTCTCGTCAACTGTGTGGCTATGTTTCCCTAAACATTTTGTGTAATGTGCTTATCTTCTGGTTTCCTATGAATTAGAGCAcaaagtttgtaattttactTCAAAACAGATGTTTGTAGATGCTGCAACGCTGTTAAGAAGTGTACTAAAACTTATTATTGGTCATGCAGGTGAACCAGTTGCTTCAGGTTGCACAAAAATGCCAGAGCACGATCTCAGAGAGTGGATCAGAGGGAGTTTCTCAGCAGGATTTACAGTCAAATAGTAACATGTAAGTTGAtccttattttcctttttacatCCTGTATGGTGGTTGCAgactattcttttattttcgaTTCTCAGGCATTTGTTTCTAGTGCTCTTTGTCATTCTTGGGTGCTAATTTGTGTATCAGGGTCTTGGGGGCAGGACGGCAACTGGCAAAGTTCATGGAATTACAGTCACTGAATGATCTTGGCTATCCAAAAAGATATATCCGAACTCTGCAGGTACTCATTAGCTCCTTTCCTAGCTACTAATTTTGTATATGAAGACCTAAGAAGGCCTAATATTGAGCCATTGCATGTGACAGATATCTGAAGTTGTCAAGAGCATGAAGGATCTGATGAATTTCACTGGCGAGCACAAAATCGGCCCTATTGGTAAGTCTACTAATTTTCCCGCTGGTGTATCTTTCACTTGAAATATCTACTGATTTTTGTAACTCTCCTGGTGAAAATGTTctctttgattttctgaatGAATGTTGTGAATGTTATGTGATGCCTGCTTATGTCATTTATGCAGAGGGGTTGAAACGGCTTTTGGAACAGACGGTGACAGTAAAGCTCCAGAGACAGAAAATGCAAGAGATGGAGCAGTTTGGGAATAGTGGATCTATGAATAGCCCAGCTCAAGCTCAAATGGGATTAACTTCAGGAACGATGAATGGATCAACTGGCAACAACTCCAATAATCACCATCAAATTGTTGGTCGTGGAGCTATGAGTGGGCAAGCTCAAGCTCAAATGGCGTTATCTTCAGGAACGATGGGGGGCTCAACTGCCAACAACAACTCCAATAATCACCATCAAATCGTTGGTCGTGGAGCTATGAATGGCTCAGCTCAAGCCGCAGAAGCTCTGACCAAGTATCAAAGCATGCTTATGAGACAAAATGCTATGAATAACCCAAACTCAAATACGGGCAAACAAGAGGGGTTCTCGAGTCAGAACCCTTCCCCAAACTCAAACCAGAGTCCATCTTCGTCGTCTCATCAGAGGCAGAACCTAGCTCCAGGTGGATTTCCCAGCTCTCCTCAAATGCAACAGCAACAGCGAACCATGAGCGCTCCCAACATGCTTCCGCAGAATCAGCCTCATCATTTGCAATCACCACATTCACATGGTAACAGTCAGGAGCAGCAGATGCTTCATCAGCTGTTGCAGGAGATGTCTGAAAATGGAGCAAGTGTGCAACAGCAGCAAGCCTTTTCGGGTCAAAGTGGTAGCAACAGTAACGCAGAGAGAAACACAACTGCCTCTACTTCCAACATCACAGAAGGAGGCCGAGTTCCAAGCCGCAACAACAGTTTTAAAGCAGCCTCAAACAATAACCTTCATTTGTCAGAAGATATATCGGTTACAGGACTATCTCATGATTTCTCAGAAGACGGCTTCTTCAACAACAGTGATATCTATGGTGGCTTGTAATATCCCGACAAAACAGAGGCATTGTTACTTTGACTTAACACATTGAAAGAGAATTTAGGGCTTATTCTTCTCATTTAGGTTGGTCTTTGTATAGAAACCAAAGAGATATGAGGCCGATGAAGGTATTTGTGATTTGTTGTAACTTATCTATAGGAACTTTTAGCATCTTATTTGTTCCCTTTTAGAGATGGTAAAGATGTAATCTAAAGATTATTTCTGCAGACACTTTCAAgcgattttattctttttaatgcTTTTACTTTGTCGATGGGTTTGATGAGTTCGAAGTCATGAAACTTAATATAGTATAGAGTCTTATTTGTTGATCCAAATAGGGTTTTACATCCCCTACCAAAGTGAGATTTGGTTCTGTATGGGCTGATAAGATCATCATCTTGAAGGGGCTCATAAGTTGTatgaaaaaaacttaaaacataacAAGTTGCAACACAACTTGAACTACTCATGAgccttttttaaaagttttatgtccTCTTTTATCGTGTATGGCTGTATGCTATTAATCGAATCATTGTGGATTTGTCTGTAGAGTGGCTCTTCAACTTAAAGAAACTGGTTTCTGTAGAGTTGGTCTCcgataagaaaaatgaaaaacattacCATAGAATGCACATACAAGCATGTTTTAtgcaaatatataacttatcaGATTAAGGTTTTAATGGCATATTCCAGAGggttcatttttttgttaactaataaaaatataaacaagtagTTACTATTTAGAATCCGTAAAAGGATGAGAACCTTAAAAAAACCTctctataaagtataaacagaTTGTTAAAacgcattaaaaaaaaaaaaaaaaaaaaaaaaNNNNNNNNNNNNNNNNNNNNNNNNNNNNNNNNNNNNNNNNNNNNNNNNNNNNNNNNNNNNNNNNNNNNNNNNNNNNNNNNNNNNNNNNNNNNNNNNNNNNNNNNNNNNNNNNNNNNNNNNNNNNNNNNNNNNNNNNNNNNNNNNNNNNNNNNNNNNNNNNNNNNNNNNNNNNNNNNNNNNNNNNNNNNNNNNNNNNNNNNNNNNNNNNNNNNNNNNNNNNNNNNNNNNNNNNNNNNNNNNNNNNNNNNNNNNNNNNNNNNNNNNNNNNNNNNNNNNNNNNNNNNNNNNNNNNNNNNNNNNNNNNNNNNNNNNNNNNNNNNNNNNNNNNNNNNNNNNNNNNNNNNNNNNNNNNNNNNNNNNNNNNNNNNNNNNNNNNNNNNNNNNNNNNNNNNNNNNNNNNNNNNNNNNNNNNNNNNNNNNNNNNNNNNNNNNNNNNNNNNNNNNNNNNNNNNNNNNNNNNNNNNNNNNNNNNNNNNNNNNNNNNNNNNNNNNNNNNNNNNNNNNNNNNNNNNNNNNNNNNNNNNNNNNNNNNNNNNNNNNNNNNNNNNNNNNNNNNNNNNNNNNNNNNNNNNNNNNNNNNNNNNNNNNNNNNNNNNNNNNNNNNNNNNNNNNNNNNNNNNNNNNNNNNNNNNNNNNNNNNNNNNNNNNNNNNNNNNNNNNNNNNNNNNNNNNNNNNNNNNNNNNNNNNNNNNNNNNNNNNNNNNNNNNNNNNNNNNNNNNNNNNNNNNNNNNNNNNNNNNNNNNNNNNNNNNNNNNNNNNNNNNNNNNNNNNNNNNNNNNNNNNNNNNNNNNNNNNNNNNNNNNNNNNNNNNNNNNNNNNNNNNNNNNNNNNNNNNNNNNNNNNNNNNNNNNNNNNNNNNNNNNNNNNNNNNNNNNNNNNNNNNNNNNNNNNNNNNNNNNNNNNNNNNNNNNNNNNNNNNNNNNNNNNNNNNNNNNNNNNNNNNNNNNNNNNNNNNNNNNNNNNNNNNNNNNNNNNNNNNNNNNNNNNNNNNNNNNNNNNNNNNNNNNNNNNNNNNNNNNNNNNNNNNNNNNNNNNNNNNNNNNNNNNNNNNNNNNNNNNNNNNNNNNNNNNNNNNNNNNNNNNNNNNNNNNNNNNNNNNNNNNNNNNNNNNNNNNNNNNNNNNNNNNNNNNNNNNNNNNNNNNNNNNNNNNNNNNNNNNNNNNNNNNNNNNNNNNNNNNNNNNNNNNNNNNNNNNNNNNNNNNNNNNNNNNNNNNNNNNNNNNNNNNNNNNNNNNNNNNNNNNNNNNNNNNNNNNNNNNNNNNNNNNNNNNNNNNNNNNNNNNNNNNNNNNNNNNNNNNNNNNNNNNNNNNNNNNNNNNNNNNNNNNNNNNNNNNNNTGAGTTTGGGTTATTCATAGCATTTTGTCTCATAAGCATGCTTTGGTAGTTGGTCAGATCTGTTGCCGCTTGAGATGAGCCATTCATAGCTCCACGACCAACAATTTGATGGTGATCATTGGAGTTGTTGTTGGCAGTTGAGCCGCCCATCGCTCCTGAGGATAACGCCATTTGAGCTTGAGCTGGCCCACTCATAGCTCCACTACTCCCAAACTCCTCCATCTCTTGCATTTTCTGTCTCTGGAGCTTCACTGTTGCCGTCTGTTCCAGAAGCTGTTTCAACCCCTCTGCATAAGGGACATCAGCAGTCAGAAACTCAATAACCAGATCAAACACAGCCTTTCAACTGGGGAGTTGCAGAAATCAGTATTATTAGAGTAAAATTTACACCAGAGGGGAAACCTCGTTTTTGGTCTAAGAAGAATGATGTAGATCGGAATACTAGACTTACCAATAGGGCCAATTTTGTGCTCGCCAGTGAAATTCATCAGATCCTTCATGCTCTTGACAACTTCAGATATCTGTCAGTCACAATGAGTTAGGCTACAATACAAATACAAAGATAACAGCTAGGAAAGGAGGAAATGAGTACCTGTAGAGTTCGGATATATCTCTTTGGATAGCCAAGCTCATTCAGCGACTGTAATTCCATAAACTTTGCTAGCTGCCGTCCTGCTCCCAAGACCCTGACACAAATTAGCACCCGGAAATGATATCGAGCACTAGAAACAAATGCCAGAACATGGACAATAAAAGAATAGTCTGCATCGACATTATTGGTTGTAGAAAGGTATATTAAGTGTTACGGATCAACTAACATGTTGCTGTTTGACTGTAAATCTTTCTGAGAAACTCCCTCTGAACCACTCTCTGAAATCGTGCTCTGGCATTTCTGTGCAACCTGAAGCAACTGGTTCACCTGCATGACCAATACTAACTTTTCAATACACTTGCCAACACCATTGCAGCATGTCTGTTCTGAAGTAAAATTACTTTATGCTCTATTTCAGAGGAAACCAGAGATAAGCACTTAATACAAACTGTTTAGGGAAACATGGTTTTATTGGCCATCCTCAAATTCATAACCAAGGGTTTTAGGAAAACAGATATACAGTTGACCACAAACATCTCTTAAGCTCCGAATAACTAAAACAAGGGCCATGCAGTTAGAATAGGACCTGTGGAGCAATAAGTCTGCGAAGAAGAAGCTCTTCATGACGCCGAGCACAAAACTCCCAAGACAGTATCTAGAAAGAAGCAAATTCAAGATTAGCTAAGCATTAGCACACTGttgattgtttcttttctttgctttcatGTTCTTCGATGAATAGGCAGGGGAAGAGAAAACTGGAAGACAGCCACAATTTTGAACCAGAGAATTTTTCTAGATACCTTCAGATCTTGAGAGAATATGATGCGAAGATGGCCCTCACGGACAACACGAAATTGCTCGTGTACAGTTTCCTGAACTGCTTTTCTATATTCTAACATCATCAGTCCATTGGAAAATCTGTTTTCTCGTGGGTGGTCCAGATATAAGAGCTCATCAATGATGCCACTCGCAAATTTAATCTCAATAAGTCTGGCAAGCACATCGAAGGTTGCctctgcaaaacaagaagatgacAGTGCTTAGCTACTATTTTGACGGGAgagtttttaaaacaattatNNNNNNNNNNNNNNNNNNNNNNNNNNNNNNNNNNNNNNNNNNNNNNNNNNNNNNNNNNNNNNNNNNNNNNNNNNNNNNNNNNN
It encodes the following:
- the LOC104722415 gene encoding probable transcriptional regulator SLK1, which produces MQRSSGINNNHNMRIPTSPMSFSSSSVNMPGSSVLDGSASMQHLPQQQYQLQQQVGQGSVPVRDNSYSHVDKKPRLEVKQEDMLQQQILQQLIQRQDPTGRNPQLQALLQQQRLRQHQQILQSMSPSQRLHFQQQQQLRQQLQQQGTQQIPPNVRPYEVGVCARKLMMYLYHLQQRPAENCITYWRKFVAEYFSPRAKQRLCLSQYESAGHHALGMFPQAAPDMWQCDLCGTKSGKGFEATFDVLARLIEIKFASGIIDELLYLDHPRENRFPNGLMMLEYRKAVQETVHEQFRVVREGHLRIIFSQDLKILSWEFCARRHEELLLRRLIAPQVNQLLQVAQKCQSTISESGSEGVSQQDLQSNSNMVLGAGRQLAKFMELQSLNDLGYPKRYIRTLQISEVVKSMKDLMNFTGEHKIGPIEGLKRLLEQTVTVKLQRQKMQEMEQFGNSGSMNSPAQAQMGLTSGTMNGSTGNNSNNHHQIVGRGAMSGQAQAQMALSSGTMGGSTANNNSNNHHQIVGRGAMNGSAQAAEALTKYQSMLMRQNAMNNPNSNTGKQEGFSSQNPSPNSNQSPSSSSHQRQNLAPGGFPSSPQMQQQQRTMSAPNMLPQNQPHHLQSPHSHGNSQEQQMLHQLLQEMSENGASVQQQQAFSGQSGSNSNAERNTTASTSNITEGGRVPSRNNSFKAASNNNLHLSEDISVTGLSHDFSEDGFFNNSDIYGGL